One stretch of Leadbetterella byssophila DSM 17132 DNA includes these proteins:
- a CDS encoding RNA polymerase sigma factor: MASIDCFEEIYSLYWQKVYRLCRGYAGEDGKDLAQETFLAVYENLPRFRGEASIGTWIFRIAANLCLKHVKKPVYASLVGDYQEEVRSEDEKVVLLHRFIQELKEVDRLIISMELEALPQAEIARITGLSEGNVRVRVHRIKDILNQKFRQHGFE, encoded by the coding sequence ATGGCTTCGATAGATTGTTTTGAAGAGATATATAGTCTTTACTGGCAGAAGGTATACCGCTTATGTAGGGGGTATGCCGGAGAGGACGGTAAGGACTTAGCGCAAGAAACCTTTTTAGCCGTGTATGAAAACTTACCACGGTTTCGGGGAGAGGCTTCTATAGGAACATGGATTTTTAGGATAGCTGCAAACCTCTGTTTGAAGCATGTTAAAAAACCAGTTTATGCTTCCCTAGTGGGAGATTATCAAGAGGAAGTTAGGTCCGAGGACGAGAAAGTGGTCCTGCTTCACCGCTTTATTCAGGAGTTGAAGGAAGTAGACAGGCTGATCATAAGTATGGAATTAGAGGCCTTACCGCAGGCAGAAATAGCCAGAATAACCGGCTTGTCAGAAGGCAATGTGCGCGTTCGTGTTCACCGAATTAAAGATATTTTAAATCAAAAATTTAGACAGCATGGATTTGAATAA
- the atpH gene encoding ATP synthase F1 subunit delta — MNLSLIGNRYAKALISLANEQGKLEEVYNDMKFFETVCSENDEFRKIMANPIVRHEKKYGILKKIFENRVTDVTFSIFSVLTKKNREQLLYPIAQEFHKLYDEQKGIQKVEISTPVALTEDQKAEFSKVVAESLNKTVDLSEKIDESLIGGYVLTIGDTQIDTSVKNKLNELKRAMAS, encoded by the coding sequence ATGAACCTTTCGCTTATAGGAAATCGTTATGCAAAAGCTTTGATCTCCCTGGCTAATGAGCAAGGGAAGTTAGAAGAAGTGTATAATGACATGAAATTCTTCGAGACTGTTTGCTCTGAAAATGACGAATTCCGTAAAATCATGGCAAACCCAATCGTTCGTCACGAAAAAAAATACGGTATTTTGAAAAAAATTTTCGAAAATCGTGTGACGGATGTGACTTTCTCGATTTTTAGCGTCTTAACTAAAAAGAATCGCGAACAACTACTGTATCCTATTGCTCAAGAGTTTCACAAATTGTACGATGAGCAGAAAGGAATTCAGAAAGTTGAAATCTCTACTCCGGTAGCTCTGACAGAAGATCAAAAAGCTGAATTCAGCAAAGTTGTTGCAGAGTCGCTTAACAAAACCGTTGATCTTTCAGAGAAGATTGACGAAAGCCTAATCGGAGGGTATGTATTAACCATAGGTGACACTCAGATTGACACCTCAGTTAAAAACAAGCTCAATGAGTTGAAGAGAGCGATGGCTTCGTAA